The Streptomyces sp. NBC_00691 genome has a segment encoding these proteins:
- a CDS encoding thiolase family protein, with amino-acid sequence MRDAVIVEAVRTPIGKGRTGGALSHVHPVALLSHTLRALIERSGIDPALVDDVIGGTVDQVGEQAMNTTRYAWLGAGFPESVPATTVDRQCGSSQQAVHFAAQGVLSGAYDIAVACGVESMSRVPMWSNVPPGADPFGPGVAERYPEGLVPQGISAELIAAKWSIGREAMDAFATSSHTKAARAWEAGLFDAEVAPYEDVRRDESVRPATTPGILAGLRPSFEDPGFAERFPQIDWSVTAGNSSPVNDGASAVLVMAADTAERLGLRPLARLHSFAVTGSDPLLMLTGVIPATEKVLRRSGLSLADIDLFEINEAFASVVLAWQQETGADPSKVNVHGGAIALGHPLGASGTRLTATLVHALRARGARYGLQAMCEAGGLANAMIVEAL; translated from the coding sequence ATGCGCGACGCCGTCATCGTCGAAGCCGTCCGGACGCCGATAGGGAAGGGCAGGACGGGCGGAGCCCTCTCCCACGTCCACCCGGTCGCCCTGCTCTCGCACACCCTCCGTGCACTGATCGAGCGCAGCGGCATCGACCCCGCCCTCGTCGACGACGTGATCGGCGGCACCGTCGACCAGGTCGGCGAGCAGGCCATGAACACCACCCGCTACGCCTGGCTGGGTGCCGGATTCCCCGAGTCCGTGCCCGCCACCACCGTCGACCGGCAGTGCGGCTCCTCCCAGCAGGCCGTGCACTTCGCCGCGCAGGGCGTGCTCTCCGGGGCGTACGACATCGCCGTCGCCTGCGGTGTCGAGTCCATGAGCCGGGTCCCCATGTGGTCCAACGTGCCGCCCGGCGCCGACCCCTTCGGCCCCGGCGTCGCCGAGCGCTATCCCGAGGGACTCGTTCCGCAGGGCATCAGCGCCGAACTCATCGCCGCGAAGTGGTCGATCGGCCGCGAGGCGATGGACGCGTTCGCCACCTCGTCGCACACCAAGGCCGCGCGCGCCTGGGAGGCCGGACTCTTCGACGCCGAGGTCGCCCCGTACGAGGACGTCCGCCGCGACGAGTCGGTGCGCCCGGCGACCACCCCCGGGATCCTCGCCGGGCTCCGGCCCTCCTTCGAGGATCCCGGCTTCGCCGAGCGCTTCCCGCAGATCGACTGGTCCGTCACCGCGGGCAACAGCAGCCCGGTCAACGACGGTGCCTCGGCCGTGCTCGTCATGGCCGCCGACACCGCCGAGCGCCTCGGACTGCGCCCCCTCGCCCGGCTGCACAGCTTCGCCGTCACCGGCTCCGACCCGCTGCTCATGCTCACCGGCGTCATCCCCGCCACGGAGAAGGTGCTGCGCCGCTCCGGACTCTCCCTCGCCGACATCGACCTTTTCGAGATCAACGAGGCCTTCGCCAGTGTCGTCCTCGCCTGGCAGCAGGAGACCGGCGCCGACCCCTCCAAGGTCAACGTCCACGGCGGTGCGATCGCCCTCGGCCACCCCCTCGGCGCCAGCGGCACCCGCCTCACCGCCACGCTCGTCCACGCGCTGCGGGCCCGGGGCGCCCGCTACGGGCTCCAGGCGATGTGCGAGGCGGGCGGCCTGGCCAACGCGATGATCGTCGAGGCCCTCTGA
- a CDS encoding winged helix-turn-helix transcriptional regulator: MKAAPRPCSIADTLALVGEKYSLLVLREVSLGVRRFDRIARNTGAPRDILTTRLKRLVEAGILEKAQYSERPPRFEYRATAAGEELQPVLVTLMAWGDRHLNADDRPVVLEHRCGEVLSPRIVCAHCGDEADRDSLTAHVRAPGWTTAGPTAPQEA; encoded by the coding sequence ATGAAGGCCGCCCCCCGCCCCTGTTCGATCGCCGACACCCTGGCGCTCGTGGGCGAGAAGTACTCCCTGCTCGTGCTCCGCGAGGTCTCCCTCGGCGTGCGACGCTTCGACCGGATCGCCCGCAACACCGGTGCGCCCCGGGACATCCTCACCACACGGCTCAAGAGGCTCGTCGAGGCCGGAATCCTGGAGAAGGCGCAGTACAGCGAACGCCCCCCGCGCTTCGAATACCGGGCCACGGCGGCCGGAGAGGAACTCCAGCCGGTCCTGGTGACCCTGATGGCCTGGGGCGACCGCCACCTCAACGCCGACGACCGCCCGGTCGTCCTCGAACACCGGTGCGGCGAGGTGCTCAGCCCCCGGATCGTCTGCGCGCACTGCGGGGACGAGGCCGATCGCGACAGCCTCACCGCCCACGTCCGGGCACCCGGCTGGACCACGGCGGGTCCGACGGCCCCTCAGGAGGCCTGA
- a CDS encoding undecaprenyl-diphosphate phosphatase: MSWFESFILGLVQGLTEFLPISSSAHLRLTAAFAGWEDPGAAFTAITQIGTETAVLIYFRKDIARIVSAWFRSLTDKSMRSDHDAQMGWLVIIGSIPIGVLGITLKDQIEGPFRDLRLIATTLIVMGIVLGVADRLAARDEIGGRHRAIRERKTLKELSVKDGLIFGVCQAMALIPGVSRSGATISGGLLMGYTREAAARYSFLLAIPAVLASGAYELKDAGEGHVSWGPTIFATIIAFAVGYAVIAWFMKFITTKSFMPFVIYRILLGILLFILVGTDVLSPHAGESGG; encoded by the coding sequence ATGAGTTGGTTCGAATCGTTCATCCTCGGACTCGTCCAGGGGCTGACGGAGTTCCTTCCCATCTCCTCCAGTGCGCACCTCCGTCTCACGGCGGCGTTCGCGGGCTGGGAAGACCCGGGTGCGGCCTTCACCGCCATCACCCAGATCGGCACGGAGACCGCGGTACTGATCTACTTCCGCAAGGACATCGCCCGGATCGTCTCGGCCTGGTTCCGCTCCCTCACCGACAAGTCGATGCGTTCCGACCACGACGCCCAGATGGGCTGGCTGGTGATCATCGGCTCGATCCCGATCGGCGTCCTCGGCATCACGCTCAAGGACCAGATCGAGGGCCCCTTCCGCGATCTGCGGCTGATCGCCACCACCCTGATCGTCATGGGCATCGTCCTCGGCGTCGCGGACCGGCTCGCCGCCCGCGACGAGATCGGCGGCCGCCACCGGGCGATCCGCGAGCGCAAGACGCTCAAGGAACTCAGCGTGAAGGACGGCCTGATCTTCGGCGTCTGCCAGGCGATGGCCCTGATCCCGGGCGTCTCCCGCTCGGGCGCGACGATCTCCGGCGGTCTGCTCATGGGCTACACCCGCGAGGCGGCCGCCCGCTACTCCTTCCTCCTCGCGATCCCGGCGGTACTCGCCTCGGGCGCGTACGAACTGAAGGACGCGGGCGAGGGACACGTCTCCTGGGGGCCGACGATCTTCGCCACGATCATCGCCTTCGCGGTCGGGTACGCGGTGATCGCCTGGTTCATGAAGTTCATCACCACGAAGTCCTTCATGCCCTTCGTGATCTACCGGATCCTGCTCGGCATCCTGCTCTTCATCCTGGTCGGCACCGACGTCCTGAGCCCCCACGCGGGCGAGTCGGGCGGCTGA
- a CDS encoding flavin reductase family protein, with product MRVNIDPELSDRTSFYRLLTATVVPRPIAWVSTSSADGTDNLAPHSFFTIASVSPPVVQFTSVGRKDSLRNVEETGEFVVNLAPEGLFEQINATATDFPRGVSEFDACGVEREPSLRVKPPRVAASPVALECRLHSTVRIGDSTVVFGRVVHAAVDESVVLDGHPEMALMRPLTRLGKNEWGTLGGIREIARVPYRA from the coding sequence ATGCGCGTGAACATCGATCCCGAACTGAGCGACCGCACCTCCTTCTACCGGTTGCTCACCGCCACCGTCGTGCCCCGGCCGATCGCCTGGGTCTCGACGTCCTCGGCGGACGGGACGGACAACCTGGCCCCGCACTCCTTCTTCACCATCGCGTCGGTCTCGCCGCCGGTCGTGCAGTTCACCTCGGTGGGGCGCAAGGACTCCCTGCGCAATGTGGAGGAGACGGGGGAGTTCGTCGTGAACCTCGCCCCCGAGGGGCTCTTCGAGCAGATCAACGCGACGGCGACGGACTTTCCGCGCGGGGTCAGCGAGTTCGACGCCTGCGGGGTCGAGCGCGAGCCGAGCCTCCGCGTGAAGCCGCCGCGGGTGGCGGCGTCACCCGTGGCGCTGGAGTGCCGGCTGCACAGCACGGTGCGGATCGGCGACTCGACGGTCGTCTTCGGCCGGGTCGTCCACGCGGCGGTCGACGAGTCGGTCGTGCTCGACGGCCACCCCGAGATGGCCCTGATGCGCCCGCTGACCAGGCTCGGCAAGAACGAGTGGGGCACCCTGGGCGGCATCAGGGAGATCGCCCGCGTGCCCTACCGGGCCTGA
- a CDS encoding nuclear transport factor 2 family protein: MTQRVDLATVMDRIAVDDLVTGYAAAVDDADWTAYRALFAADGRADYRGSGGVEGPASQVADWLAETLTLFPVRQHLIVNRRVLFRGPAGYPENGDTAEIRADYVNPMRFTSGEDFVCGGRYAFGAVRTAGGWRLTSVVVDERWRRHG; this comes from the coding sequence ATGACGCAGCGCGTGGACCTCGCGACCGTGATGGACCGAATCGCCGTCGACGACCTGGTCACCGGGTACGCGGCGGCCGTGGACGACGCCGACTGGACCGCCTACCGTGCCCTGTTCGCCGCAGACGGCAGGGCCGACTACCGGGGCTCGGGCGGCGTCGAGGGCCCGGCGTCCCAGGTGGCCGACTGGCTCGCCGAGACGTTGACGCTCTTTCCCGTACGCCAGCACCTCATCGTCAACCGCCGTGTCCTCTTCCGCGGGCCGGCCGGGTACCCGGAGAACGGGGACACGGCGGAGATCCGCGCCGACTACGTCAACCCGATGCGCTTCACCTCCGGCGAGGACTTCGTCTGCGGGGGCCGCTACGCGTTCGGAGCCGTGCGGACCGCCGGTGGCTGGCGGCTGACCTCGGTCGTCGTCGACGAACGGTGGCGCCGGCACGGCTGA